From Anopheles arabiensis isolate DONGOLA chromosome 3, AaraD3, whole genome shotgun sequence, a single genomic window includes:
- the LOC120901495 gene encoding ORM1-like protein: protein MLAGGNGDPNPNASWLDSRGLWLAYVLGITIFHIVLLAIPLVQIPYAWTITNIAHNLAHLYFLHCIKGAPWMSIDAGENRKYTHWEQINCGEQLTTTRKFLTAAPIVLFLLTCLYTRNDIDHFIVNFISLVVVLVPKLPQFHGVRLFGINKY from the exons ATGCTTGCCGGTGGTAATGGCGATCCGAATCCAAACGCATCCTGGCTTGATTCACGTGGTTTGTGGCTTGCATACGTGCTAGGCATCACCATCTTCCACATTGTTCTGCTGGCCATACCGTTGGTGCAGATCCCGTACGCGTGGACAATTACGAACATCGCACACAATCTG GCCCATTTGTACTTCCTGCATTGCATAAAGGGCGCCCCATGGATGAGCATCGATGCGGGTGAGAATCGCAAGTACACGCACTGGGAGCAGATCAACTGTGGCGAACAGTTAACGACGACGAGAAAATTCCTGACCGCTGCTCCAATCGTTTT GTTCCTGCTGACGTGTCTTTACACGCGCAACGATATCGATCATTTTATTGTCAACTTTATTTCGCTCGTCGTGGTACTCGTACCGAAGTTGCCCCAATTCCATGGCGTACGCCTGTTTGGTATAAACAAATACTAA